The Chiloscyllium plagiosum isolate BGI_BamShark_2017 chromosome 8, ASM401019v2, whole genome shotgun sequence genome includes a window with the following:
- the LOC122552429 gene encoding uncharacterized protein LOC122552429 isoform X2: protein MNVFTRCALFHLLPVIVSETVFLQTPPIQSVSVGSTIKLHCHTGWFASGAVLWYKRHQREYLQLVYIVRKDFPQKQRFSGEINKDASIYSLVIEDVQRHDSGQYYCAARKSYGTAFIFGNGSTLHIAAGPSNILMLYPSRNEFFQMDVVPLICLVKNVKSKTLTIHWNASTWNSVGSMVTEAIDSDGAYSIISHIRVPTEAWNHDPVCSCSAEINSKEILISECVSQKKGNWKTAVLRQTQETVYADLAFTADPTF from the exons ATGAACGTTTTCACTCGATGTGCACTGTTCCATCTTTTGCCAG ttatTGTCTCTGAGACAGTCTTCCTGCAGACCCCACCAATCCAGAGTGTTTCTGTTGGAAGTACTATTAAACTGCATTGCCACACGGGTTGGTTTGCAAGTGGAGCTGTTCTGTGGTACAAACGCCATCAGCGAGAATATCTACAACTTGTTTATATTGTGAGGAAAGACTTCCCCCAAAAGCAACGATTTTCGGGTGAAATTAACAAAGATGCATCTATTTATTCTCTTGTGATTGAAGATGTTCAAAGGCATGACTCTGGTCAGTATTACTGCGCAGCTCGGAAATCCTATGGAACGGCTTTCATTTTTGGAAATGGCTCGACATTGCACATCGCGG CAGGTCCCTCAAATATATTGATGTTATACCCATCACGGAATGAATTTTTTCAGATGGACgttgtcccattgatttgtttagTTAAAAATGTCAAATCCAAAACGCTCACCATCCATTGGAATGCTTCCACATGGAACTCTGTGGGTTCGATGGTTACTGAGGCAATAGACTCTGACGGGGCATACAGCATCATCAGCCACATAAGAGTGCCGACGGAAGCTTGGAACCATGATCCTGTCTGCAGTTGCTCAGCTGAAATCAACTCAAAAGAAATTCTCATCTCTGAATGTGTTTCACAAAAGAAAG GAAACTGGAAAACTGCTGTGCTGAGACAAACACAAGAG
- the LOC122552429 gene encoding uncharacterized protein LOC122552429 isoform X1, whose amino-acid sequence MNVFTRCALFHLLPVIVSETVFLQTPPIQSVSVGSTIKLHCHTGWFASGAVLWYKRHQREYLQLVYIVRKDFPQKQRFSGEINKDASIYSLVIEDVQRHDSGQYYCAARKSYGTAFIFGNGSTLHIAAGPSNILMLYPSRNEFFQMDVVPLICLVKNVKSKTLTIHWNASTWNSVGSMVTEAIDSDGAYSIISHIRVPTEAWNHDPVCSCSAEINSKEILISECVSQKKEAPHSICLLNLYGSALAIIFLLAILTIITGWRYRNRHSGNWKTAVLRQTQETVYADLAFTADPTF is encoded by the exons ATGAACGTTTTCACTCGATGTGCACTGTTCCATCTTTTGCCAG ttatTGTCTCTGAGACAGTCTTCCTGCAGACCCCACCAATCCAGAGTGTTTCTGTTGGAAGTACTATTAAACTGCATTGCCACACGGGTTGGTTTGCAAGTGGAGCTGTTCTGTGGTACAAACGCCATCAGCGAGAATATCTACAACTTGTTTATATTGTGAGGAAAGACTTCCCCCAAAAGCAACGATTTTCGGGTGAAATTAACAAAGATGCATCTATTTATTCTCTTGTGATTGAAGATGTTCAAAGGCATGACTCTGGTCAGTATTACTGCGCAGCTCGGAAATCCTATGGAACGGCTTTCATTTTTGGAAATGGCTCGACATTGCACATCGCGG CAGGTCCCTCAAATATATTGATGTTATACCCATCACGGAATGAATTTTTTCAGATGGACgttgtcccattgatttgtttagTTAAAAATGTCAAATCCAAAACGCTCACCATCCATTGGAATGCTTCCACATGGAACTCTGTGGGTTCGATGGTTACTGAGGCAATAGACTCTGACGGGGCATACAGCATCATCAGCCACATAAGAGTGCCGACGGAAGCTTGGAACCATGATCCTGTCTGCAGTTGCTCAGCTGAAATCAACTCAAAAGAAATTCTCATCTCTGAATGTGTTTCACAAAAGAAAG aggcTCCGCATAgcatttgccttttaaatctttatggGAGTGCATTAGCGATTATTTTCCTCCTTGCTATATTGACTATTATCACGGGATGGAGATACAGGAATCGCCATTCAG GAAACTGGAAAACTGCTGTGCTGAGACAAACACAAGAG